A region from the Cannabis sativa cultivar Pink pepper isolate KNU-18-1 chromosome 9, ASM2916894v1, whole genome shotgun sequence genome encodes:
- the LOC115722354 gene encoding 26S proteasome non-ATPase regulatory subunit 1 homolog A, producing MATTVSSAGGLLAMLNESHPLLKLHALSNLNNLVDNFWPEISTSVPIIESLYEDEEFDQHQRQLAALLVSKVFYYLGELNDSLSYALGAGSLFDVSEDTDYVHTLLAKAIDEYASLKSKATESSDEATKVDPRLEAIVERMLNKCILDGKYQQAMGIAIECRRLDKLEEAITKSDNVHGTLSYCINVSHAFVNLREYRQEVLRLLVKVYQKLPSPDYLSICQCLMFLGEPEGVASILEKLLRSENKDDALLAFQIAFDLVENEHQAFLLNVRDRLPAPKDQPTESAQPKSAEAESSQSEAAATEDVQMNEVTVREADPSEVTYSERFTKIKGILSGETSIQLTLQFLYSHNKSDLLILKTIKQSVEMRNSVCHSATIYANAIMHAGTTVDTFLRENLDWLSRATNWAKFSATAGLGVIHRGHLQQGRSLMAPYLPQGGAGGGGSPYSEGGALYALGLIHANHGEGIKQFLRDSLRSTNVEVIQHGACLGLGLAALGTADEDIYDDIKSVLYTDSAVAGEAAGISMGLLMVGTASEKASEMLAYAHETQHEKIIRGLALGIALTVYGREEEADTLIEQMTRDQDPILRYGGMYALALAYSGTANNKAIRQLLHFAVSDVSDDVRRTAVLALGFVLYSEPEQTPRIVSLLSESYNPHVRYGAALAVGISCAGTGLSEAISLLEPLTSDVVDFVRQGALIAMAMVMVQISEASDSRVGTFRRQLEKIILDKHEDTMSKMGAILASGILDAGGRNVTIRLLSKTKHDKITAVVGLAVFSQFWYWYPLIYFVSLAFSPTAFIGLNYDLKVPKFDFLSHAKPSLFEYPKPTTVPTTTSAAKLPTAVLSTSVKAKARANKKEAEKAIAEKSTAAAEPSVAGPTTGKGKSSTEKDGDSMQVDTPPEKKSEPEPTFEILTNPARVVPSQEKFIKFLEESRYVPVKLAPSGFVLLRDLRPTEPEVLSLTDTPSSTASPAGGAAATSTAGQQGSGSAMAVDEEPQPPQPFEFTS from the exons ATGGCGACTACGGTGAGCTCGGCGGGTGGCCTTTTGGCTATGCTCAACGAAAGCCATCCTCTACTCAAGCTCCACGCCCTATCTAATCTCAACAATTTGGTCGATAATTTCTGGCCTGAGATCTCTACCAGCGTTCCCATCAT AGAGAGCTTGTATGAAGATGAGGAATTCGATCAGCACCAACGTCAACTTGCTGCCCTACTTGTGTCAAAG GTTTTCTATTATTTGGGTGAACTTAATGACTCATTGTCATATGCACTTGGAGCTGGTTCCTTGTTTGATGTATCGGAGGATACTGATTATGTTCATACTCTTCTTG CTAAAGCTATTGATGAGTATGCCAGTCTCAAGTCTAAGGCAACAGAATCAAGTGATGAAGCAACAAAGGTGGATCCCAGGTTGGAGGCCATTGTAGAGAGAATGCTAAATAA ATGCATCTTGGATGGAAAATATCAACAAGCTATGGGAATTGCAATTGAATGCCGAAGATTGGATAAACTCGAGGAAGCAATCACAAAGAGTGATAATGTTCATGGAACTCTATCATATTGTATCAATGTCTCCCATGCCTTTGTGAATCTCCGTGAATATAGACAAGAG GTACTTCGTCTGCTTGTCAAAGTTTATCAAAAGCTGCCTTCTCCAGACTACTTGAGTATTTGTCAATGTCTCATGTTCTTGGGTGAACCTGAGGGTGTTGCTAGCATATTGGAAAAGCTTCTTCGTTCTGAGAACAAGGATGATGCCCTCCTTGCTTTTCAAATAGCCTTTGATCTGGTAGAGAATGAGCATCAGGCTTTTCTCTTAAATGTAAGAGACCGCCTTCCAGCTCCAAAAGATCAACCTACAGAGTCAGCGCAGCCAAAATCTGCTGAGGCGGAATCTTCTCAAAGTGAAGCTGCTGCTACAGAGGATGTACAGATGAATGAAGTAACTGTACGCGAAGCAGATCCAAGTGAAGTGACATATTCAGAGAGGTTTACAAAAATCAAGGGAATTTTGTCGGGAGAGACATCAATTCAGTTGACCCTACAATTTTTGTACAGCCACAACAA ATCCGATCTTCTAATTCTGAAGACAATAAAGCAGTCTGTTGAAATGAGAAATAGCGTCTGTCATAGTGCAACAATTTATGCCAATGCTATTATGCATGCTGGAACTACTGTGGACACATTTCTCAGGGAGAACCTG GACTGGTTAAGCAGAGCCACAAATTGGGCCAAATTTAGTGCTACAGCAGGATTGGGTGTTATTCATAGAGGCCACTTGCAGCAGGGAAGATCCCTAATGGCACCTTACTTGCCTCAGGGTGGGGCTGGAGGTGGTGGTAGTCCATACTCGGAAGGTGGTGCTCTGTATGCTCTCGGTCTCATTCATGCCAACCATGGTGAGGGTATCAAACAATTTCTTCGTGACAGCCTACGAAGTACTAATGTTGag GTTATTCAACATGGTGCATGCTTGGGTCTTGGTTTGGCAGCTTTAGGAACTGCTGATGAGGACATTTACGATGATATTAAAAGTGTCCTATATACTGACAGTGCTGTTGCTGGTGAAGCTGCTGGTATTAGTATGGGTTTACTCATGGTCGGAACAGCAAGTGAGAAAGCTAGTGAGATGCTTGCTTATGCTCATGAGACACAGCATGAGAAGATCATAAG AGGATTAGCATTAGGAATAGCCCTTACAGTCTATGGAAGGGAAGAAGAAGCGGACACTTTGATTGAGCAGATGACTCGTGATCAAGATCCTATACTACGTTATGGTGGTATGTATGCATTGGCACTGGCCTATAGTGGTACTGCAAACAACAAGGCCATCCGCCAGCTTCTTCACTTTGCTGTATCAGATGTGAGCGATGATGTTAGGAGGACTGCTGTTTTGGCACTTGGGTTTGTACTGTATTCCGAGCCAGAGCAG ACACCTCGAATTGTTTCCCtgttatctgagtcttacaacccACATGTTCGATACGGAGCGGCTCTTGCTGTGGGCATCTCTTGTGCTGGTACTGGGCTGAGTGAAGCTATTTCTTTGTTAGAGCCTTTGACGTCAGATGTTGTTGACTTTGTTCGTCAAGGTGCTCTCATTGCAATGGCTATGGTAATGGTCCAGATTAGTGAAGCCAGTGATTCTCGTGTTGGAACATTCAG GCGGCAGTTGGAAAAAATAATTCTCGATAAGCATGAAGACACGATGAGCAAGATGGGAGCCATTCTGGCCTCCGGAATTCTTGATGCCGGTGGAAGGAATGTCACCATAAGGTTGCTTTCTAAGACTAAGCATGACAAAATTACTGCAGTTGTGGGTCTTGCTGTTTTCAGCCAGTTTTGGTATTGGTACCCACTTATTTATTTCGTAAGCTTGGCATTCTCGCCTACTGCTTTTATTGGACTGAACTATGACTTGAAGGTTCCAAAGTTCGATTTCCTATCACACGCAAAACCTTCTCTTTTTGAATATCCTAAACCAACTACCGTGCCCACTACCACGTCAGCTGCTAAACTTCCCACTGCTGTTCTTTCAACATCAGTTAAAGCAAAAGCTAGAGCTAATAAGAAAGAAGCAGAAAAAGCCATTGCTGAAAAGTCAACAGCGGCTGCAGAGCCTTCGGTTGCTGGGCCAACTACAGGAAAAGGAAAATCTTCTACTGAGAAAGATGGAGACTCTATGCAG GTTGACACTCCACCAGAGAAGAAATCAGAGCCCGAGCCAACTTTTGAGATTCTGACTAATCCGGCCAGGGTTGTTCCTTCTCAAGAGAAATTCATCAAATTTCTGGAAGAAAGCAGATACGTGCCAGTGAAGTTAGCACCCTCGGGGTTTGTCCTTCTTAGAGACTTGAGACCTACCGAGCCCGAAGTGCTCTCACTTACAGATACACCCTCATCTACTGCATCACCAGCCGGTGGAGCAGCAGCAACATCCACAGCAGGACAGCAGGGTTCAGGTTCAGCCATGGCAGTTGACGAGGAACCTCAGCCGCCTCAACCTTTCGAATTTACCTCGTGA
- the LOC115722424 gene encoding protein FAR-RED IMPAIRED RESPONSE 1: MKEVVSSFEDVNSKEALDENKMDKRFGLYEIVKPPETGMTFDSADSLYEYYRQFGRQEGFGVKKKTSRASMDGRSKFVCLSCSRAGKSISHKQNYLTPNPLTRIECKARINATILEDGKCKVNSVALEHNHELSPSKSQFYLCNREKVIGVRRKLAPSDQTSNGVINNYQSVDTGAFDNVTMLENDCMSYFEKGSRLQLFAGDAKAIQEYFVRMQIKNSNFFYMMDMDDDARIKNIFWADARSRALYEEFGDVVTFDTTYLTNKYDMPLAPFTGVNHHGQPILFGCALLSDENTATFTWLFKTWLACMSGRAPNVIITDEHNSMTKAIDAVFPNTRHRWCLWQVMKKLLVKLEGHKLYDQVKMSLQDAIYDSFTKKEFEESWERIVKDLNLCDNLWLSSLYNERNRWVPAFLKDSFWAGMSTTQRDENSVPFFDGRVNSKTTIKQFVEQYDKALRNKVEKEHLADFQCFSTWIPCVTLFEIEKQFQVAYTNTKFKEFQKELTGKLYCEVSCIDSKDGNFDVSEVMFVGDKRKQVHFNVQFNTENCEAHCSCGLFQFRGILCKHAISVLLKMEVINVPEKYILQRWRKDLKRCHTRVKVGYYDDWTSNLEAQRYDKLRKKFDEVADLAVVSDEKMMQLWNLLDEIQTKVK; the protein is encoded by the coding sequence ATGAAAGAGGTTGTGTCTTCATTTGAAGATGTAAATAGCAAGGAAGCTTTGGATGAGAATAAAATGGATAAAAGATTTGGACTTTATGAGATAGTTAAACCGCCTGAAACTGGCATGACTTTTGACTCAGCAGATTCCCTTTATGAGTACTACAGACAATTTGGTAGACAAGAAGGTTTTGGAGTTAAGAAGAAAACATCGCGTGCTTCAATGGATGGGAGATCGAAATTCGTGTGCCTTTCATGTTCTCGTGCAGGGAAGTCGATATCTCATAAACAGAATTACCTAACACCAAATCCGCTTACAAGAATTGAATGCAAGGCTAGGATCAATGCTACAATACTTGAAGATGGAAAGTGTAAGGTTAATTCTGTTGCACTTGAGCATAATCATGAATTGAGTCCAAGTAAATCGCAGTTTTACTTATGCAATCGAGAAAAAGTTATTGGTGTGCGTCGAAAGCTTGCCCCGAGTGATCAAACATCGAATGGTGTGATAAACAATTATCAATCAGTGGACACCGGGGCCTTTGATAATGTCACGATGCTAGAAAACGACTGCATGAGTTATTTTGAGAAAGGAAGTCGACTACAACTATTTGCGGGAGATGCTAAAGCAATCCAGGAATATTTTGTTCGTATGCAAATTAAGAattcaaatttcttttatatGATGGATATGGATGATGATGCGAGAATCAAGAATATATTTTGGGCCGATGCACGCAGTAGGGCATTGTACGAAGAGTTTGGTGATGTAGTTACATTTGACACAACATACTTAACAAATAAGTATGATATGCCCCTTGCACCTTTCACAGGGGTGAATCATCATGGTCAGCCCATCTTGTTCGGATGTGCATTGCTATCAGATGAGAATACGGCTACATTCACATGGTTGTTTAAGACTTGGCTTGCCTGTATGTCTGGACGCGCTCCAAATGTTATAATTACAGACGAGCACAACTCAATGACAAAAGCAATTGATGCGGTTTTCCCCAATACTAGACATCGTTGGTGTTTGTGGCAGGTAATGAAGAAGCTACTAGTGAAGTTGGAGGGTCACAAATTGTATGACCAAGTGAAAATGTCACTACAAGATGCTATTTATGATTCTTTCACGAAGAAAGAATTCGAAGAAAGCTGGGAAAGAATTGTTAAAGATTTGAATCTTTGTGATAATTTATGGCTAAGTAGCTTATACAATGAGAGGAATCGTTGGGTTCCAGCCTTTCTAAAGGACTCGTTTTGGGCGGGAATGTCAACCACACAACGTGATGAAAACTCTGTTCCTTTCTTTGATGGGCGTGTTAACTCAAAAACAACCATAAAACAATTTGTCGAACAATATGACAAGGCGTTAAGGAACAAGGTTGAGAAAGAACACCTTGCAGATTTCCAGTGTTTTAGTACTTGGATCCCATGTGTAACCCTTTTCGAGATTGAAAAACAATTTCAGGTGGCTTACACCAATACAAAGTTCAAAGAATTTCAAAAGGAGTTGACTGGGAAGCTTTATTGTGAAGTCTCTTGTATTGACAGTAAAGATGGAAATTTTGATGTTTCTGAGGTTATGTTTGTTGGAGATAAACGTAAACAAGTTCATTTCAATGTTCAGTTCAACACAGAGAATTGTGAAGCTCATTGTAGTTGCGGTTTGTTTCAATTTAGAGGGATCCTATGCAAACATGCGATTTCGGTTCTCTTGAAAATGGAAGTTATAAATGTACCAGAAAAGTATATCCTACAACGATGGAGGAAGGATTTGAAAAGATGTCATACAAGGGTCAAGGTTGGTTATTATGATGATTGGACTAGCAATCTCGAGGCACAACGATATGACAAGCTACGAAAGAAATTTGATGAAGTTGCTGACTTAGCAGTGGTCTCTGATGAGAAGATGATGCAATTATGGAATTTGTTAGATGAAATTCAGACAAAAGTAAAATGA